Part of the Ornithodoros turicata isolate Travis chromosome 6, ASM3712646v1, whole genome shotgun sequence genome, ggtaacggtagcggtactccgctacttttaggtacgtgtaacgatatcgggatttcgttactttttgctcaggtagcgcgtatcggtattgcgctacctttttcgggtagcgggtacaacactgtttttagggcgagggcagaaCTATTTGGCaaacagttggcaatacaaattTGTAATGATGTGTGACAAAATCTATGCAACTGAGGAATccagatatttaaaaaaaaagctccaCTGAAAGCTTTTTATTGAACACAACAGCAGGATTACAGAGATACAAATCCATACCTGCACACTAAAAAAAATATAGCATGGCTTCTTATGACAGGACAGGTAACTTGTGAAAAACCTATCGAGCAATATTTTCTCAGATCCACATctcttaataaaaaaaaagataatagcaaaaaaaaggcgttgagaaacaaaaatatatttttatgtCTACATACGCAAGGTCCCAAGAAGAATACTGCTGGCAGAAATTCTCGATACTGAATATAAGTTGGCTTTCagatgaaaagaagaaaaaagacagCTAGTCAATCATTGGAGCAATACCAACTGAAATAAAGCCAGCCTAAGATGGTCAAATACCAACCAAAACGCAATAAATTCGACCCTGCATATATGTATACATAATTGCACGCAAAAACCGATATTATATCATATACTGACACACTTTGCATGTTTTAAATGTGTGATGAGGTACATAAACAAGTATACAATGGTGGATGTGACAATGTTTCACAACTTCTCGCGTTGTATGTTTGCACTGACGGAGAGGCAGCAAccttttaaaaaaataaagttgACGGTGCTATCCATGGAGATGAAATAAAATATGCGCTCCTATATATTTTCTGTAAGTAAGGCACAAGGATTTTGATGCTCGTAAAATGCGTGCAGTCTCGGCACAAGGGCATGTGTCTTCACGCTATAAaagaatatctttttttttatctcgatAAAAGTGTGATATGATTGCATCGTGATTGGAGAACTCTGAGAATGACAAACCAGCACACTTTGAGCTATGTGCCAGCACGACGTTTTAGTGTTGTGGGCTTATATGAGCGTCAGTGCATATGTAGGACCCCGTCCTGTGTGCTTGCTGAATGTCAGAACGCAGTATGTCTTCGACACGGCTAAAAACTGATGTGCGGAATCCTGCATCCCATTACAACTCATGTGCATGTTTTCCTCAATGTTTCTcagttacactcttaaaaatgaacttcaccacatagcacgctcctagccaaccatcatctcaaatgatatcgttatctgccctgatttgttgaaaacggggtgcgtatgccttttttgtgacaattatgaacagcataactgtcacagaaaaggcgtacgccccccgttttcaacaaatcagggcagataacgatatcatttgagatgatggttggctaggagcgtgctatgtggtgaagttcatttttaagagtgtagctttgGATTCTGTTTTTCGTCTTCTCGGCGGCTTCTATAGCCAATGCGGGACTGTAACCAGGACCTTGAGTGAGAGTGTGGCACAtgcgtcataatgagaccataAAGACATTTGTTGTTCCGAGGACTATATATACGTAAAATGAGACCATTTTCCCGTCTCGGGTGACAATAtaatgtggcaaaaaaaaaaaaaaaaaagcgataaGTTTGGTCAACAGGAAGGTTGCTGATGATGCAGAGTGCTTATGGGTCGTGGGCAAAGTCGTTCTTAGGGTAGACCTGCGTTCTTGTGACGCGGACGTCGCCGGCAACCTTGCCGATGGACATGAAGACGGGATCCAGGAAGGTGCGGACAAGGCCAGACCAGACCTGCAATAAAAAACAAGTGATATTGAGGAAAGTGTatttataaaataaaataaaaaatattacACTCTTCATTATAAGCCCCTGCTCCAAattccccaggcagcacaatgtaccgaaagtcgagtgcaataggggtggacggtatgtgtctaaTCAGTTTTCTTTAGTTTCATgagttcgccttctgatcccgagatcgcgggttcgaacccggccgaggacgccagcaacttggtggcagggtacaagttgcttagtcacgccgtcttccgcgagggacgttaaatacggggtgccgtgtgatgagctttcatcgcacgttaaagaaccctcaggtgggcaaaagcaatccacagaccgaccgctgtggcgtcgctcatgatcttagttgtctcgcgacgtaaacacccaattattattagtttcatgagtctgttcaaggccttccacctacccgtccacccccattgcactcgactttcagtacattgtgctgcttgggtccttTCATAATGTAAACGCACACTGAACGGCGGGTTTATCGACACCATCTACAGCGCTGAAGACGTTAAACGTTCCATATACCCTGTGGAGGACGTGAAGCACGACTTCGAAGACGCGGAGCAGAGGCGTCACGAGCCAGATGTTGAGGAGTTGCAGAAGAGAGAAGAGCAGTCCCCAGGTGAGTCCACAGGGCAGGGCCAGGAAGGCAGCCAGCAATCGGTAGGCCCACAGACGGGTGCTCGAGAACACCAGATAGGCGAGTTTCCAGACGCCGTCGAAGCCATGGCTCGCGTCGGGCTCAGCGATCACGTCTTCGAACACCAGCTGCAATGGAACACGGGGCTTATATAAGTCATCTTCTCGTGCATCGTTGCCCTAGCATGTCGGACAAATGGTAAGTCAGTGCAAAATGAGATAAGAGTGGATATCATCTATAGCTGCAAACGACATGCTAATCTGTTGTGGTTGAGCTCTTCCAAAGGGAGCTTCGTTTGCAACCTGTCTTGTTAAAGATATAGGCCCACTGCGTTGTGGTGTGAGGTTCCCTCccgcactctaaggaaaaaaaggagtacttttactccttttggggactaaatgcattgccacaaaaaatagtccctttcgggagtaaatgcacgggagtaaatgaatgtcacagagtggagaccgcatttcacgcgctgctctaagagtcccaggtacataattggtgcgcacgCATGAAAATGCTTTGAAGCAAAcagtcaaccgtgatatatcgagtgatataaaatcttgcgccatactagggcacaatttgcgatgAAAGatatgcgctaactgtttcttactctgtgtggctggaaaattgctacgttgtctgagtcatacagccttatgtcgttcaaattgaccaagggcataTATTTACGTAAACTGTTGCATtgaggagaccattcgcgaagtttggtgacagtttgcagtcctggggagtaaatgtcgggactagatgtcgggttaggggactaaaatggggagtaattgcagactaggggagtagaatctgcaattactccccgctttactccttttttttcttagagtgcggtCCGGACCTTCAGGACAGATATTTCGCCatagttccccatgaagtcgtcccaggacatGCACTAACAGTACAACGCTTGTCCCTGCAGTTCTCTCTCATTCTCCACCTCTGACAGCCAAAGAGTcacttcgcggtgctaacacacaATTAAAAAGTATGTCTACGCGGACAATACTTAAGTTAAGCGTGTAAGTTGCACGCCCCATTTGAGCGACGGCAAAAGCTATTACCGACGATGGCTTTAGATGCCTCCTGTGTGCATCAACTGAAAACTAGCCCGGTTTCCCTGTAGGTGTCTGTGTGCCGGCCACAAAAAGCATCGAAACGACATGTTTCCTCGTCCTTAACCCTATACGAGACAACCGAAATCCACTCATCCAAAAACCCAAAACGCACGCGAGACATATTTATCACGCAAGAACGAGTCTCGGTCAGTTGCAGACGTCTTCTGCTATGGCAGAcaccgttgcagacgacaggccGGCGTCGTCTGCTGTGCCTATATGCCTCGCACAAAGACCATTAGCAGGGGGCATCGCCAACCTGGCGCAGAATAAACAATGACGCGTTTCGTGCAGACACAATGGTACAGTTTTCCTCGCTTCGTGAATGCCATTTACGACTCCTCCTCACGCAGTAACGCCTGCATAAAGTCCGGGAGCGGGCACGAAGACATCCAGAGCCATTAGGCATAAGAGTGGACAAGGTTGTTGCTGGAAGAATCATTCGTAACGTAGACGAAAAAATCGTCGCAGTGCTTCGACCTGTTGCAGTTCGTTCCAGTTCACTACCGAAAAAATAACTGCTTTGTTTAAGAAAAGGACCTCGAACAAGTCCTCAAACTCACAAGAAATGTCTGGGTCGCGTAATGCCAGCGGCACGTTATCAGGATTAGAGAGAACAGCGATAGCGGTTGATATGCCTTGTTGTACTAGTTAGTAGATTTTCCTCAAAAATGAATACGGCAACAGGTACCGAGAGATCGCAAAATATAGGTTAAACAATAAATTAGGTCGtagaaggcaaaaaaaaaaaaaaaaaagctaagaAAAGAAACAGCCCCCTCGAGGGCTGTACTTCACGCAGTGACCTATAACTCCACTCGATCACAGGTATTATCACACACAGGTATTATCGATCACAGGTTGTTATTGTTACAAGcaaagttacaagttacaagcAAAGTGTAACCTGAGCAGTTACTTGTGTACCAAGATCattatgttaaataaaatattctgaacagaagagaaaaaaatattaaaGAAGCCTGTCACTTGTCCTTTAATATCTGAAAATTCCACCTCGGTACAGCGAAGCAACTGGAGCTATAATCGGTCTACAAAAACACAAACGAGAAGTATAGTGGACGTCCCAGGCCTTCTTCAGGGGGCATGACTTTGGAGTCACCGCCAACATATACGAGATACTACCTATTAGAGGGCAAATCAAACGCTTCCACACTATAATTTCTTAAAGGAACTATAGACACACCCCTGAATGCCTATATATTCGCCCGAACAAAAGTCGCGAATTGAATCCAAGTATACACAGATCCTCGCGAAAGGTTAAAGACCTCGCCCTTCCTCTTTCTTGGGAAACGTACCCCTTACCACGAAACGATACGCAATACATTCGAGAAAAGAAAATATCGTCTCAATTACGGTAGAAAGCAGACGCCTCCTTGACAAGAGCGCTTCACAAACGCCGACGGGGTTGAACAATACGAACCATCCCTCTTCGGAGATGGCGTTGCCTGTTTATTGTCATTATAGGTTGTTCTCTTCCTTAAGATCACCATATATTCGGGCGCCGGAGCCGTTTTGAGTATAGTGTCTCGTGTCAGTTCCGACTAAAGCCTACAACCACTCTGCTAAATGTCTTCGCTAAAGAGTGCGAGTAGTTATTTTTCATCCTTCTTTTTTGCTTTATCTGGCGTACGTCGGCTTCCTGCCTGGATgataaaaaaacaagaaaggagaTAAAAATTCGGGGCCAATGTCAGGGAGCATATAGTCTGGAAAAGAAGACGACGCGAGAGGGTATGTTCCGTGGGCGTGTGGCGTAGATTCCGATAACGGGTTGCGgggttgagggggggggggggattttatAGTTCTCGTTGCTCGTTGTTATCGGCAGAGATACGCGTATTAGGGAGTTTTGGTACATCGgaaagtgttcacgataacagtgcCGAATACGTGATAAGAGCAATCACCCTCTTTTGGAGCGAGTGatatcacattgctaagcttttatttgataacttcttttatcgtatcgttttcgtagaattcttccGGTGCACTAAGGCACGTTAATATAGAGAgctttagcagaccgttgataacgtggctagcgtctcaccTTACCAActggaaccaatcagtggataagattctgagtcacgcacgagtgcgattggttccgatagagacgataactttatcaacggtatactaaaactcacttaTATGTATATCGACGTTTCCATATCGAAACCAGTGTTTTCTACATGTGGTGAAGGTGAAGGGGATTTGACAAGCGTTACTGAAAGCGGAGAGTTCTTCCGCAGCGAAGACATACAACGGAAAAAAAGATACGTAAGCGTTGACAAGAGAGATAGTGTGATCATTGACATTCACTGAGCATGAACACGgtataaagaagaagaaaaaaagcggtACGTGTCGAGATCAATGTCGTATCGCTCTACAAATAATCCAACTATAGCAACTTGAACTATGCTGGCTGTATACTGTAGCGATGAAACTGCTCCATGAGGCGCGGTATACACACCAGAAATATTTCAAAGGACAttcgtagaaatgccattttcTGACTTCACGTTTTGGTACTTTAAAAAATTCATCAGTCACACTATAGTATAGTGTACCCATAGTACCATGGGCTTTCCCATGATTCATATTAGTAGGTTCATATTAGTATCACAGCATGTGAGAataaagagtgtacagttttcaAAAGTGACCTTGAAGCTCCAGGGGGGAGGGGTACACGGCCCCCTTTTCCTCCTCTCGCTACGCTCATGCATAGTACAGTGCTATAGCATATAGTACCCATGTAGTACCTATATTTAAACTGTACCTCCGAACTATTTCGCCGCTCACAGCTACAAAGTGCAAAGTGGTGCAAAGACGGAACCAAACCAACCACAAAGTAAATCAAAACTACTTCGATCGCACGAATCTAAAATTGAAAAAGAACAAATCATCATCGGTGATCGATAAGCTACACACAAAATTCTAGCCTCGCAACaccaacaataataataacagcaCGCCGTAAATATATACGAGGAAGCggtaaaaacaacaacaacaacaagatagcCCGTCGCACACGGTCAGTTCAAACCACCGCGTGACGTCCCGCTGGACAGGTCCAGGCCATTGACCCGTCCAGCCCGTCACGCCCCATGGGTAGGGTAGGCTTGCTGAGGGTTTTCTCGACTCTATACAAGAAGCGTTCCCGGGTGCTTTTATAATGCGCATCGTGTGTTTTATCGCGTTTCGCCGATTTGGCTCCCGCTGGATATGTCTTTGGCTATTTTTACATCTGTTCCGTATATACGTCGCGGAGCACGATAGTGCAGAATGTGCGTGGAAAGCACGGTGGCACGGAGGAATCGATTATTGTTCGGAGGAGAAACTAGGTTCCTCCCATTCAGTCGTGAGACAAGGGGAGAAAAAGTAATGTAGATTGATTATTGGCGGGGCGGTACTTTCATGGTGAGGCACTGTGGGGTATGATTTTACTGTCTTTATTTTTTAATTGAGTTCCGGGGTGATGGGTTTCTTCGAAGCGTTGGAAGAATAATCAACGTTTCTCAGCCCGAGCTATAGAGATGGACGACAGGAACAACATATGTATaccatatacagtcaaccctcgatttatgaacaccctcggttccccgaaaagtcgttcataaatcgagggattcataaatcgaaaattcagttaactgagtactatcgagcaaatgcaacagtatatccgagttgggattgtgtttataatgccatatatcgtgtaattttgcttttgaccatgccttccactgtgtcaatcttggaaataagagatgtcaccacattcgcactggactgatctcggatttcctccgggatttttaacctccgtttattaatgtccgggtgacagcgaccaccttattcatcaactgaggtcaggaacacttggtcgcaccttgtgcgaccccggaaaacccgtttgttgttcggatttcgaggggttaagaaccgagggtgcaatacctgggaAACtattgtccgttcaggcgtcattcataagcccacggaattatccctttgaaggtttctgttgacgtcggaacgatccgttcataaattgagggcaaaaacgctgggcaactcctagttggttcccagaaattccgttcattattcgaatatccaggttcataaaacgagggaaaaatgaatggaaaaagtttggttcctcgtgctcgtgttcataaaacgagggaattcataaatcgaaggttcataaaccgagggctGACTGTATATAGGAACATATaggaatatatatatgtatctttctttctttcttttttttcacccacaaacgcgttttggagtagccagttctgactgggtcgggactaacctctccatatctttctttctttttccaatgcAATccaatatatatgtatataggaACAACATatgtgaataataataatagaaaaatatttcaaaatACATATAATAACGCTACACTAAATTAGTTCGACGTTATGACGTTACACGTAGCTTCCAGTATTTTATCAACTATAGTAAGCAAATGTTGTAAAGAGCCAACAATCTGTAAATCCGACGGTACGTACTCGAGTCTTAAAATGAACGAATTAGAATGATGCAAGCATGGTGTAGAAAAGGCGtgtcccgggttcgaatcccgtcatCGGGAGTCAAATGCTTCCtatgaagtcgtcccaggacgcagtATACCTCGAGCAACGTGCCACCACAGTGTCCAGCAGATGACTCGGCAATAACACCACATCAGCTGAACGGTTCAGTTTCCCAGCTATAAGCTACACCGCTTGCTTGCCAACGCTCGGCACTAAACACCTAAGAAGTCCAGCGCAGCGTTGGAGTGAACCTAGATATCCCAGAGAGGTGCCTGTCACTATGGCGTCATATACacccacaaaaaagaaaaagaaagggctAAAACTTTCCTCCGATTGTTACATATTTTGACCGCATCTACTAACCCCAATATGCCACTCTTGTTAGATGCTGGCCTCCAAAAATAAACGTAAAAACAACCGCCGCTTCCCACCAAAATCATAGCTTAGAAAACCAGGGGGGGGGGAAAAAACACGCGAAACCGTGTGTTTAAAACACGCCCTATGATCTTCGAAGGAAGCCTCTCCGAAGCATCACGCTTCGAGTCAGAAATGGCACACGTTGCTTTTGACAGGTCCGACGCAACAAAAAGACTTCAGGGCGAGAAGGCGGGGCCTCTTTTATGTACTATTTTGGAAATTTTCTCTtaccgcgtttttttttttttatattcgagGGTAGCGACTATAAACAAGGTTAACGTCGTTCCCACTCCTCGGTTTCCGAGCGGTTGCCTGCGAAAATAAACGAACCGAAGGCAAGTAGAACGTGAACTTGTTTTGTGTATTACGCGCCAGCGCGCAGGCATTGATATTGAGGCTTAACTGGAAGTTTTCgagtgagtttttttttttttaccggcctcggtggctcagtcggtagcgtgttcgccttctgatcccgagatcgcgggttcgaacccggccgaggacgccagcaacttggtggcagggtacaagttgcttagacacgccgtcttccgcgagggacgttaaatacggggtgccgtgtgatgagctttcatcgcacgttaaagaaccctcaggtgggcaaaagcaatccacagaccgaccgctgtggcgtcgctcatgatctcagttgtctcgcgacgtaaacacccaattattattattttttttgtgcAGATAGCGTGATCGAATTTATGAAGAAAAAATGTTTTAATGGCGAAAGATTGACAAACATAGCGGGAAGCGCGGAAAGAACTGTAGAGCTCATGTCTGAACACACTTGCAACCAATATAAAGTCTAATTTTTTTTGGACCAGCATACTCCGCTATTGACATGACATATATATCTATCTAAAGGTTCAACCAGCTAGCAAGCGTGGTTCCATCAAACAAGCACCCAGCAGGCAGCTGAAGAACCCTCGTGGAATGTCCTAATTTTGGAACTGCCGTATAGCTCCGTCTGTAGTGTACATACATGGCTGCGAAGGTTCAAAAATATCTTTTACGGCCAGTCGAAGACAGCATGCTGCAAGAAGCGTTCTGCCTTGTATGCCCATTTtgctgttttttctttctttctttctttcttttattttttattttattttttcttcgcCGACGTCCTCTTCCAGTGAATTTCTTGCAGGCGGAGAGAGAGATCGAAGCGGAATTATTAATTTCGTCCTCGGCATGTGTGCGAAGACCGAGTCAAAAGAGAGCGGGGCATCTGTTCAAAGTGTCCCTGCCGCTGAGCTTCGAACGTATTTCGTATGGATCAAAGTCCAAACAGATTTTCACTTTCCGTCAACACAGTTTTTATGTGTTGGTACCAGTATATTGGCAAGACGAGAGGTAAAGTGCTAGAATATTGCTAAACTTCGACGAAGGCCGAAACGTAGTCACCACGGCGTCAGGAAAGGAGAGTACGTTTATGAATCTCGAGGGTCCTACGGGCATTACAAAATGGGCTTTATTGTAAACCGAGTGTCTGGATCCGCCACGGCTTTGGGGAAAGTTTCCGTATGACCCCTGACACCATTCTACACCTCGACATGATATATAAGAAATGATTTCGAGTAACCGTAGGCATAATCACTCACGTTGTCAATTTGAACACCATTTGTCAGGCTGTTTATGTTAGCTCGTGTATGTAATtgcagaacaaacaaaaaagaagttgGAAGGATATGGACATTTGGCACCCCATAAGCCACTAAGTGTGTCGTAAACGTATGGCTATGGGGCAAGCTTTCCTGCTAACTTGTAACTAAATAACCGTAACATTTGTACACCGCCcacttttcaaaaaaaaaaagacaacgtCTTCGTTAACAGTCAACAAATCACGTTGTTGTGCACGTGGGCATTTACCAAAGTTGTGTATGCAGATCAAAAACCATTAGGAGGAAAGATCAAAAGCAACGTCTCAAAACGCCCCGCAAACACAGGAAAAATACGTTGAAAGACAAAGCAAATAATGTACGTGCCATTCCTGTacgagaagaaaaaagaaaagaaagaaacgagggCCTCCTCGTTCTGTTTATATATAGTGATTACTACTCCGAACAAATATGTTTACTCCTCTCGTGACATTGAATGAAGCCGTTCCTGATCCTGCACAGAACACGCGACGTTTGTCTCTGTTGATGACGTACGTCAACACGGGTTATCGGGCGACCAATGAGGTGCGTACGTCGCTGAAGGAAGGCGAGGGttttttttcattctctttGTATATATAGGAGAAAATGAGCC contains:
- the LOC135398852 gene encoding caveolin-3-like, which encodes METKDKTSRSSSKANLNESTLPLLEDVGGAKGDTLEKEKIELETKGGDVAKDDGDATTAEPGSESGRETEEDKKGKKKKDKKEKKEKVKKCHKRSTSCVETLTVGLNLLDRDEKHVNDHINLVFEDVIAEPDASHGFDGVWKLAYLVFSSTRLWAYRLLAAFLALPCGLTWGLLFSLLQLLNIWLVTPLLRVFEVVLHVLHRVWSGLVRTFLDPVFMSIGKVAGDVRVTRTQVYPKNDFAHDP